One Blattabacterium cuenoti genomic window carries:
- a CDS encoding pyridoxal phosphate-dependent aminotransferase, translating to MIAAAKRTYQISEYFFSEKMKKIHSLEKKGIKIINLGIGNPDILPPYGVVHKMKKASELKHANTYQSYIGIEPLRNSISNWYKKVYQVDVNPNNEILPLMGSKEGIMHISMSYLDQGDEVLIPDPGYPTYSSVSKLLEAKIIYYDLYEDENWIPRLENLSGTKAKMMWINYPHMPTGATISFEELKKIVLFAKKNRVLLIYDNPYSFILNQERPLSIFNVKGAKDIALELNSLSKSHNMPGWRIGMIIGKKEFIRNILKIKSQMDSGMYYPIQIGAIEAMKHDSKWFEKLNREYFQRRKIIWEICDYLHLKYAKENSGIFVWAKITGADKNDHIWSENFLKTYHIFVTPGRVFGRNGRGYIRFSMCCPIKVLEQAKNRIFS from the coding sequence ATGATTGCAGCAGCTAAAAGAACGTATCAAATATCGGAATATTTTTTTTCAGAGAAAATGAAGAAAATTCATAGTCTTGAAAAAAAGGGGATAAAAATCATTAATTTGGGAATTGGAAATCCTGATATTCTTCCCCCATATGGGGTGGTACATAAAATGAAAAAAGCGTCAGAATTAAAGCATGCTAATACTTATCAAAGCTATATTGGAATTGAACCTCTAAGAAATTCTATTTCTAATTGGTATAAAAAAGTATATCAAGTTGATGTTAATCCTAACAATGAAATTTTGCCGTTAATGGGTTCTAAGGAAGGAATTATGCATATAAGTATGTCTTATTTAGATCAAGGGGATGAGGTATTAATTCCGGACCCTGGATATCCTACTTATTCCTCTGTATCAAAACTTTTGGAAGCAAAAATTATTTATTATGATCTTTATGAGGATGAAAATTGGATTCCAAGATTGGAAAATCTGTCTGGAACAAAAGCAAAGATGATGTGGATTAATTATCCTCACATGCCTACAGGAGCTACAATTTCTTTTGAAGAATTAAAAAAAATCGTTCTATTTGCAAAAAAAAATCGTGTATTACTCATTTATGATAACCCTTATAGTTTTATCTTAAATCAAGAACGTCCTTTAAGTATTTTTAACGTAAAAGGGGCAAAAGATATAGCTTTGGAATTAAATTCTTTAAGTAAAAGTCACAATATGCCTGGTTGGCGTATCGGAATGATAATAGGAAAAAAAGAATTTATTCGTAATATATTGAAGATAAAAAGTCAAATGGATTCTGGTATGTATTATCCAATACAAATTGGAGCCATAGAAGCCATGAAACATGATTCAAAATGGTTTGAAAAACTTAATAGAGAGTATTTTCAAAGAAGAAAAATAATATGGGAGATATGTGATTATTTACATTTAAAATATGCCAAAGAAAATTCTGGAATATTTGTTTGGGCAAAAATCACCGGTGCAGATAAAAATGATCATATATGGTCAGAAAATTTTTTAAAAACTTATCACATATTTGTCACACCTGGTAGAGTGTTTGGTCGTAATGGAAGAGGATATATAAGGTTTTCTATGTGTTGTCCAATAAAAGTTTTGGAACAGGCAAAAAATAGAATTTTTTCATGA
- the mtaB gene encoding tRNA (N(6)-L-threonylcarbamoyladenosine(37)-C(2))-methylthiotransferase MtaB, whose translation MLKKKVAFYTMGCKLNYAETSTIARKFSNLYYQHVPFKSYADIYVINSCSVTRNAEIELKHIVRTVKNSKAFVVAIGCYAQLNPKKVSSIIGIDLVLGYEEKFKIIDYINNREWFLKKKYYAKITSKKTYFPSFSIGDRTRSFLKIQDGCDYKCSYCIIPMSRGVSRSESMENILKNIRFLFKKGVKEIVLTGINIGDYGKNVYGENRRLYTFFDLIQAIDQIQEKGRIRLSSIEPNLLKNECIEFLSKSKHFVPHFHIPLQSGSNDILGKMHRRYKLELYKEKVEKIRDLMPDAYIGSDIIVGFPGETHKHFVETYHFLKKLEISSLHIFTYSPRPNTKSNTIQENVSKKIQWKRNQILRILSSKKYRFFCKKQIYTKKTVLFEKNHHNKEYLYGYTENYIRTKMSSNSYHSSIYENTLQDVLITKIDKDGIMIAELIK comes from the coding sequence ATGTTGAAAAAAAAAGTAGCATTTTATACTATGGGGTGTAAACTCAATTACGCAGAGACTTCTACCATAGCAAGAAAGTTTTCTAACTTGTATTATCAACATGTTCCTTTCAAAAGTTATGCAGATATTTATGTAATCAATAGTTGCTCTGTAACAAGAAATGCAGAAATTGAATTGAAGCATATTGTTCGTACTGTTAAAAATTCAAAAGCTTTTGTTGTAGCAATAGGGTGTTATGCTCAACTTAATCCTAAAAAAGTATCTTCTATTATTGGAATAGATCTCGTTTTAGGCTATGAAGAAAAATTTAAAATCATAGATTATATTAATAATAGAGAATGGTTTTTGAAAAAAAAATATTATGCAAAGATTACTTCAAAAAAAACTTATTTTCCATCGTTTTCTATTGGAGATAGAACTCGTTCCTTTTTAAAAATCCAGGATGGATGTGACTATAAATGCAGTTATTGCATAATTCCTATGTCAAGAGGAGTTTCTCGTTCTGAGAGTATGGAAAATATATTGAAAAATATTAGATTTCTTTTTAAAAAAGGAGTTAAAGAAATAGTGTTAACAGGTATCAATATAGGCGATTATGGAAAAAATGTATATGGAGAAAATAGACGATTATATACATTTTTTGATTTAATACAAGCTATAGATCAAATACAAGAGAAAGGTAGAATCCGTTTATCTTCTATAGAACCTAATTTGCTTAAAAATGAATGTATTGAATTTTTGTCTAAAAGTAAACATTTTGTTCCTCATTTTCATATTCCTTTACAGTCTGGGAGCAACGATATTTTGGGAAAAATGCATAGACGTTACAAACTAGAACTTTATAAAGAAAAAGTAGAAAAAATTCGGGATCTCATGCCAGACGCTTATATAGGTTCAGATATTATTGTTGGTTTTCCTGGAGAAACACATAAACATTTTGTGGAAACTTATCATTTTTTGAAAAAATTAGAAATTTCATCTTTACACATATTTACCTATTCTCCTAGACCAAATACAAAATCCAATACGATACAGGAAAATGTATCTAAAAAAATACAATGGAAACGGAATCAAATTTTGAGAATCCTTTCAAGTAAAAAATATCGTTTTTTTTGTAAAAAACAAATTTATACGAAAAAAACCGTTTTATTTGAAAAAAATCATCACAATAAAGAATATTTGTATGGATATACAGAAAATTATATTCGAACTAAGATGTCATCAAACTCATATCATTCTTCTATATATGAAAATACATTACAAGATGTGTTGATTACAAAAATAGATAAAGATGGAATTATGATAGCAGAACTAATAAAATAA
- a CDS encoding enoyl-ACP reductase FabI: MSYNLLKGKKGIIFGALDENSIAWKVAIRAYEEKASFVLTNTPSSLRIGKTYELSHKTKSMVIPADATSIQDLDILFQKTLDHFGGKIDFLLHSIAMSMNIRKDLTYTSLNYEFLRKGWDISAVSFHKIMQTAWNKKAMNKWGSIVAITYIASQRSFPHYGDMSDYKSYLESITRNFGYHWGKKEKVRVNTVSQSPCITRASKNIKGFDQLLILSEKISPLGNASAEDCANYVIALFSDLTRKVTMQNLYHDGGFSHTGICEAMITKNT, encoded by the coding sequence ATGTCTTATAATTTATTGAAAGGAAAAAAAGGGATTATATTTGGAGCTTTGGATGAGAATTCTATTGCTTGGAAGGTAGCAATACGTGCTTATGAAGAAAAAGCATCTTTTGTCTTAACCAACACCCCATCCTCTTTAAGGATAGGTAAAACTTATGAATTATCTCATAAAACAAAATCCATGGTGATCCCAGCAGATGCGACTTCCATACAAGATCTTGATATTTTATTTCAAAAAACATTAGATCATTTCGGAGGAAAAATAGATTTTTTGTTGCATTCTATAGCTATGTCTATGAATATACGAAAGGATTTAACTTATACTTCTTTAAACTATGAATTTTTAAGAAAAGGGTGGGATATATCTGCTGTCTCTTTCCATAAGATTATGCAAACAGCTTGGAATAAAAAAGCTATGAATAAATGGGGTTCGATTGTAGCTATAACATATATTGCTTCTCAACGAAGTTTTCCGCATTATGGAGATATGTCAGATTATAAATCTTATTTAGAAAGTATTACACGTAATTTTGGCTATCATTGGGGTAAAAAAGAAAAAGTACGGGTGAATACTGTATCACAATCTCCTTGTATAACACGAGCATCAAAAAACATTAAAGGCTTTGATCAACTTTTAATATTATCTGAAAAAATATCTCCGTTAGGAAACGCTTCTGCAGAAGATTGCGCTAACTATGTTATTGCACTTTTTTCAGATTTAACAAGAAAAGTAACTATGCAAAATTTATATCATGATGGAGGATTTTCTCATACTGGAATTTGTGAAGCTATGATTACAAAAAATACATAA
- a CDS encoding prephenate dehydrogenase, which produces MNIGIIGLGLIGGSIGLGLRKSNFGDKFLGIDSNKENALHAVKLGIVDDIIPLQDLIMQSSVIILSIPVDGIEKIITSILNRINMDTVILDTGSTKYDIYNRIFSHPKRSRFVATHPIAGIENSGPISAHPDLFYKKKCIICDSELSAPDAMDVVKKIYSIMNMRMIYMTSKEHDLYIAYISHLPHVVSFALASTVLKKFKNKEKIFNNMMGSGLDSTTRLAKSKPETWLPIFISNRVNLIQAVDFYIDHLNKFRNHLINKEFHEINQYMKKANNIKNKKKYV; this is translated from the coding sequence ATGAATATTGGAATAATAGGATTAGGATTGATTGGGGGATCTATTGGTTTAGGATTAAGAAAATCAAATTTTGGCGATAAATTTCTAGGAATAGATTCTAATAAAGAAAATGCTTTGCATGCTGTAAAACTTGGAATTGTAGACGATATTATTCCTTTACAGGATCTCATTATGCAATCTTCAGTAATTATTTTATCTATTCCCGTAGATGGAATAGAAAAAATAATTACAAGTATTCTGAATAGAATCAATATGGATACAGTTATTTTAGATACAGGATCCACTAAGTATGATATTTATAATAGGATTTTTTCTCATCCTAAAAGGAGTCGTTTTGTTGCCACACACCCTATTGCAGGAATTGAAAATTCTGGTCCTATTTCAGCTCATCCTGATTTATTTTATAAAAAAAAATGTATCATTTGTGATTCTGAACTTAGTGCTCCAGATGCAATGGACGTAGTGAAAAAAATATATTCTATTATGAACATGCGTATGATTTATATGACTTCTAAAGAACATGATTTATATATTGCCTATATATCTCATTTACCTCATGTAGTTTCCTTTGCTTTAGCTAGTACAGTTTTAAAAAAATTTAAAAATAAAGAAAAAATTTTTAATAATATGATGGGGAGTGGATTGGATTCAACTACACGTTTAGCAAAAAGTAAGCCTGAAACATGGTTGCCTATTTTTATTTCGAATAGAGTGAATCTGATTCAAGCTGTAGATTTTTATATTGATCATTTAAATAAATTTCGTAATCATTTAATAAACAAAGAATTTCATGAAATCAATCAATATATGAAAAAAGCAAACAATATAAAAAATAAAAAAAAATATGTGTAA
- the metK gene encoding methionine adenosyltransferase, with the protein MTYLFTSESVSEGHPDKISDQISDSILDHFLACDPNAKVAIETLVTTGQIILAGEINSKAWVNVNKIARNILRKIGYTKNEYRFHADSCGVISSIQEQSPDLLEGIQKSKKEEQGSGDQGIVFGYAVKETENYMPLSLELSHHILRELSYIRNEGEQMTYLRPDAKSQVTLEYSKTNIPIHIHAIVISTQHDEFDTKEKMHQRIVDDVKNILIPRVMNNNIKNNVKKLFTNKTKYYINSTGKFVTGGPHGDTGITGRKIIVDTYGGKGSHGGGAFSGKDPSKMDRSGAYAARHIAKNLVAAGISDELLIQISYAAGIAEPIGIFVNTYGKSKIDNENIALNIKKIFDLRPYAIEKRLKLRNPIYEETSVYGHMGRTPKKVYKSFLDIEGNQKKQEVELFTWEKLDYLSVIKDIFK; encoded by the coding sequence ATGACTTATTTATTTACTAGCGAATCTGTTTCAGAAGGTCATCCTGATAAAATTTCAGATCAAATATCTGATTCTATATTAGATCATTTTTTAGCATGTGATCCAAATGCAAAAGTAGCTATAGAAACGTTAGTCACTACGGGACAAATTATATTAGCTGGAGAAATTAATTCTAAAGCCTGGGTTAATGTTAATAAAATAGCGCGTAATATACTTAGGAAAATAGGATATACTAAAAATGAATATAGATTTCATGCAGATTCTTGTGGAGTTATTTCTTCTATTCAAGAACAATCTCCAGATTTATTAGAGGGAATTCAAAAATCAAAAAAAGAAGAACAAGGATCTGGAGATCAAGGTATTGTTTTCGGTTATGCTGTAAAAGAAACGGAGAATTATATGCCTTTATCATTGGAGCTGTCACATCATATATTAAGGGAACTTTCATATATTCGAAATGAAGGAGAACAAATGACTTATTTACGTCCAGATGCAAAATCTCAAGTCACTTTGGAATATTCTAAAACTAATATTCCGATACATATTCACGCTATAGTCATTTCAACTCAACATGACGAATTTGATACGAAAGAAAAAATGCATCAACGTATAGTTGATGATGTTAAAAATATTCTTATTCCAAGAGTAATGAATAATAATATAAAAAATAATGTAAAAAAATTGTTTACAAATAAAACAAAGTATTACATCAATTCAACAGGTAAATTTGTCACAGGAGGCCCTCATGGTGATACCGGGATAACCGGTAGAAAGATTATAGTAGATACTTATGGAGGAAAAGGATCTCATGGAGGAGGAGCTTTTTCTGGAAAAGATCCATCTAAAATGGATAGATCTGGAGCTTATGCCGCTAGACATATAGCCAAAAATTTGGTAGCAGCAGGAATTTCAGATGAATTGCTGATACAAATCTCTTATGCTGCAGGTATTGCGGAACCTATAGGAATTTTTGTCAATACCTATGGAAAATCAAAAATAGATAACGAAAATATTGCATTGAATATCAAGAAAATTTTCGATCTACGTCCTTATGCTATAGAAAAAAGATTAAAATTGCGTAACCCAATATATGAAGAAACATCTGTGTATGGACATATGGGACGAACTCCAAAAAAAGTGTATAAGTCTTTTTTGGATATAGAAGGGAATCAAAAGAAACAAGAAGTAGAACTTTTCACATGGGAAAAGCTGGACTATTTATCCGTTATAAAAGATATTTTCAAATAA
- the rpe gene encoding ribulose-phosphate 3-epimerase: protein MKKIIAPSLFSANLAFLYRDIEMLNQSEADWFHIDIMDTSFVPNISFGFLFTKYVRKYSNKPMDVHLMVLQPERYIEELKYCGTDHLHIHYEACIHLNKTIYSIKKNGMKVGVAVNPHTPIFLLQDIINDIDFVLLMSVNPGYSGQKFIHKTYQKLEDTKNLILKKDSSALIEVDGGINLKNYSLLFKNGADILVAGTTIFSNSNPKEIIHRMKLEN from the coding sequence ATGAAAAAAATTATAGCTCCATCCTTATTTTCTGCCAATTTAGCTTTTTTATATCGTGATATAGAAATGTTGAATCAAAGTGAGGCAGATTGGTTTCATATTGATATAATGGATACCTCTTTTGTTCCTAATATTTCTTTTGGATTTTTGTTTACTAAATATGTTAGAAAATATTCTAATAAACCCATGGATGTGCATTTAATGGTTTTACAACCAGAACGTTATATAGAAGAATTGAAATATTGTGGAACCGATCATTTACATATTCATTATGAAGCTTGCATTCACTTAAACAAAACTATTTATTCTATTAAAAAAAATGGAATGAAGGTAGGAGTAGCTGTGAATCCACATACTCCAATTTTTCTTTTACAAGACATTATTAATGATATAGATTTTGTTTTATTGATGAGTGTGAATCCTGGTTATAGTGGACAAAAATTTATTCATAAAACATATCAAAAATTAGAAGATACTAAAAATTTAATTTTAAAAAAAGATTCATCTGCTCTTATAGAAGTAGATGGAGGAATTAATTTAAAAAACTATTCTTTATTATTCAAAAATGGAGCAGATATATTAGTGGCAGGAACCACAATTTTTTCTAACTCTAATCCAAAAGAAATTATTCATAGAATGAAATTAGAAAATTAA
- a CDS encoding peroxiredoxin, whose protein sequence is MNTLISKKAPNFTASAVLNGKEIVQNFTLEQFKGRKYVLLFFYPKDFTFVCPTEIYAFQEKIKDFEMRNVQIIAISTDTEQSHWAWLNMPKEKGGIHGVTYPIVSDINKTISHNYGVLSGDWICNNEGLKATGELVAYRGLFLIDKEGIIRHLLINDFPLGRNVHEAIRMIDALQHNEKSGEVCPANWKKGKTAIKASHSGIEDFFSSQNRC, encoded by the coding sequence ATGAATACATTAATTTCAAAAAAAGCGCCTAATTTTACGGCTAGTGCGGTTTTAAATGGTAAAGAAATTGTACAGAATTTTACTTTAGAACAATTTAAAGGAAGGAAGTATGTTTTGCTTTTTTTTTATCCTAAAGATTTTACTTTTGTTTGTCCTACAGAAATATATGCATTTCAAGAAAAAATTAAGGATTTTGAAATGAGAAATGTACAAATTATTGCTATATCTACGGATACAGAACAATCTCATTGGGCTTGGCTGAATATGCCAAAAGAAAAAGGTGGAATACATGGGGTTACTTACCCTATTGTTTCTGATATCAATAAAACTATATCTCATAACTATGGAGTATTGTCTGGAGATTGGATTTGCAATAATGAAGGATTGAAGGCAACGGGAGAACTTGTTGCTTATAGAGGATTATTTTTAATAGATAAAGAAGGGATAATAAGACATCTTTTAATTAATGATTTTCCTTTAGGGAGAAATGTGCATGAAGCTATTCGTATGATAGACGCCCTTCAACATAACGAAAAAAGTGGAGAAGTCTGTCCTGCAAATTGGAAAAAAGGAAAAACAGCTATAAAAGCTAGTCATAGCGGAATTGAAGATTTTTTTTCATCCCAAAATAGATGTTGA
- a CDS encoding bifunctional 3-deoxy-7-phosphoheptulonate synthase/chorismate mutase type II: protein MEKLNSSIDRSWIDKWNQPFILSGPCSAESEQQILETANRLNPSYVQAFRAGIWKPRTKPNNFEGIGKKGLEWLHKVKNSTGLMVATEVANAEHVKLSISFGIDILWIGARSTASPFTIQEIADALELEGANNKIILVKNPIHPDMELWIGALERLLRKGIRKLGVIHRGFYTYKNSKYRNQPNWNLLLNFRSLLPRIPILCDPSHICGNKEGILDIAKKAYHFQYEGLMIESHCDPDHAWSDAQQQITPENLLEMLKELTYIEKCDQKSERHLDSFRILIDELDENLIALLSERMNISKKLGSLKRSSDIAIFQPRRWKDIMKKSLTLGKSLGISEEFIEGVFKLLHQESIKIQNQIK, encoded by the coding sequence ATGGAAAAATTGAATAGTAGCATAGATAGATCTTGGATTGATAAGTGGAATCAACCTTTCATTCTGTCTGGTCCTTGTAGTGCAGAAAGTGAGCAACAAATATTAGAAACAGCCAATAGACTGAATCCCTCCTATGTTCAAGCATTTAGAGCTGGAATATGGAAACCTAGAACCAAGCCTAACAATTTCGAAGGAATTGGAAAAAAAGGACTGGAATGGCTACATAAGGTTAAAAATAGCACAGGATTAATGGTGGCTACAGAAGTAGCAAATGCAGAACATGTGAAATTATCCATTTCTTTTGGAATAGATATTCTTTGGATAGGAGCTAGAAGTACAGCTAGTCCTTTTACAATTCAAGAAATAGCGGACGCTCTGGAACTGGAAGGAGCAAATAATAAAATCATTTTGGTTAAAAACCCGATTCATCCTGATATGGAATTGTGGATAGGAGCTTTAGAACGTTTATTGAGAAAAGGGATTAGAAAATTAGGAGTCATACACCGTGGATTTTATACCTATAAAAACTCAAAATATCGTAATCAACCTAATTGGAATCTTTTATTAAATTTTAGGAGTCTTCTTCCTAGAATTCCTATTCTATGTGATCCTTCACATATTTGTGGAAATAAAGAAGGAATTTTAGATATAGCAAAAAAAGCTTATCATTTTCAATATGAAGGATTGATGATAGAAAGTCATTGTGATCCAGATCATGCTTGGAGTGATGCTCAACAACAAATCACACCTGAAAATCTTTTGGAAATGTTAAAAGAATTAACATATATTGAAAAATGTGATCAAAAAAGTGAAAGACATTTAGATTCTTTTCGAATTTTAATTGATGAACTAGATGAAAATCTTATTGCGCTTTTGTCCGAAAGAATGAACATTTCAAAAAAATTAGGATCTTTGAAAAGATCTTCAGATATTGCGATTTTTCAACCCAGAAGATGGAAAGATATTATGAAAAAGTCTTTGACTTTAGGGAAAAGTTTAGGGATTTCTGAAGAATTTATTGAAGGAGTTTTTAAACTATTGCATCAAGAATCTATAAAAATTCAGAATCAAATTAAGTAA
- the lipB gene encoding lipoyl(octanoyl) transferase LipB, with product MKKKILFFEDLGKKEYQKTWKYQKILFDNIIQEKRNNISAQKAGYFLFVEHPHVYTIGKNGKKDKHLLVSSDFLKKINVSFYQTDRGGDITYHGPGQLIGYPILNMDYFFTDIHKYLRLLEEVIIHFLWKNYEIKGEREKGKTGVWLKNVKNGKSRKICAIGIRMSRWVTMHGFALNVNTDLQYFNHIVPCGIYNQEVTSLKKELKKNDISFQEVKHMVKKSFQEIFDVEFININTTKKLDS from the coding sequence ATGAAAAAAAAAATACTTTTTTTCGAAGATTTAGGAAAAAAGGAATATCAAAAAACTTGGAAATATCAGAAAATATTATTTGATAATATTATACAAGAAAAAAGAAATAATATATCTGCTCAAAAAGCAGGATATTTTCTATTTGTAGAGCATCCTCATGTATATACTATAGGTAAAAATGGTAAAAAAGATAAACATTTGTTAGTTTCGTCAGATTTTTTAAAAAAAATAAATGTTTCTTTTTATCAAACAGATAGAGGGGGTGACATCACTTACCATGGGCCTGGTCAATTGATAGGATATCCTATCTTAAATATGGATTATTTTTTTACGGATATTCATAAATATCTTCGTCTTTTAGAAGAAGTAATTATCCATTTTTTATGGAAAAATTATGAAATAAAGGGAGAACGAGAAAAAGGAAAAACAGGAGTTTGGCTTAAGAATGTAAAAAACGGAAAATCAAGAAAAATATGTGCAATAGGAATTAGAATGAGTCGTTGGGTAACTATGCATGGATTTGCTTTAAATGTAAATACAGATTTACAGTATTTCAATCATATTGTTCCTTGTGGAATTTACAATCAAGAAGTAACTTCTTTAAAAAAAGAATTGAAAAAAAATGATATTTCTTTTCAAGAGGTCAAACATATGGTTAAAAAATCTTTTCAAGAAATTTTTGATGTGGAATTTATCAATATAAATACGACTAAAAAATTGGATTCTTAA
- the dnaG gene encoding DNA primase: MISKETTKKILSVSCIEDVIGDFVELKKSGFNYRGLSPFSNEKTPSLIVSPTKKIWKDFSSGKGGNVITFLMQHEHFTYEESLCFLAKKYDIEINYINNKKSQEEEEYEKLYSIQDYAKRFFIYQLHFTKEGRDYGLNYLIQKRNFDAKIIQKFELGYAPIYCKLLTETALKKGFKIRDIKKSGFTVFRKNNHFFDCFRKRVMFPIHNLSGKVIGFGGRNIDSKYSTKYINSSESNIFQKSKILYGLFQAKKNIIKDNFCYLVEGYTDVISLHQSGIKNVVSSSGISLTVDQILLIKKFTKNIVLFYDGDHSGIKASLRGINMILEQEMNLRILFLSNGEDPDFISQKYSVSQLREFVSKNSYNFVSFKQKIYEKYHKDDPIKKSFLVKNILNSISKIPNVIQKELYLQEASKVLDIRKKILISELQRINDKNIYKLSPVKVKENPTFFTKKINTILVLEEELIQLILNYGNQIIKIKEHNTTVLEELLHVFKCWNFRFSLKRNQEIFDKICFKKNKKDLSNFQRKFYSLSKWNKKGIQVSSKEDHINQYIHDILLRYKSLYISKLIQKEVIHYHNSLSKEKARKAFLKKIMHLTNIKNELHKKLHRYV; the protein is encoded by the coding sequence ATGATTTCTAAAGAAACTACAAAAAAAATACTTTCTGTTTCTTGTATAGAAGATGTTATTGGAGATTTTGTAGAATTAAAAAAGAGTGGCTTTAATTATAGAGGATTAAGTCCTTTTTCTAATGAAAAAACACCTTCTCTTATAGTTTCTCCTACGAAAAAAATATGGAAAGATTTTAGTTCTGGAAAAGGAGGAAATGTTATCACTTTTCTTATGCAACATGAACATTTTACTTATGAGGAATCGTTATGTTTTCTTGCCAAAAAATATGATATCGAAATTAATTATATAAACAATAAAAAATCTCAAGAGGAAGAGGAATATGAAAAATTATATTCGATACAAGATTATGCAAAACGTTTTTTTATTTATCAATTACATTTTACTAAAGAAGGACGAGATTATGGGTTGAATTATTTAATTCAAAAAAGAAATTTTGATGCAAAAATAATTCAAAAATTTGAATTAGGATATGCCCCTATTTATTGCAAATTACTAACAGAAACCGCGTTAAAAAAAGGATTTAAAATACGGGATATAAAAAAATCTGGATTTACTGTTTTCAGAAAAAACAATCATTTTTTTGATTGTTTTCGTAAACGTGTAATGTTCCCAATACATAATTTATCAGGAAAAGTTATCGGTTTTGGAGGTAGAAATATTGATTCTAAATATTCTACTAAATATATCAATTCATCAGAAAGTAATATTTTTCAAAAAAGTAAAATTTTATATGGTTTATTTCAAGCTAAAAAAAATATTATAAAAGATAATTTTTGCTATTTGGTGGAAGGATATACTGATGTTATTTCTTTACATCAATCTGGTATCAAAAATGTAGTTTCTTCTTCTGGTATTTCACTTACCGTAGATCAAATCCTATTGATAAAAAAATTTACAAAAAATATTGTTCTTTTTTATGATGGAGATCATTCTGGAATTAAAGCTTCTTTAAGAGGAATTAATATGATATTAGAACAAGAAATGAATTTACGTATATTATTTCTTTCTAACGGGGAAGATCCCGATTTTATATCCCAAAAATATTCTGTTTCTCAACTCAGAGAGTTTGTATCAAAAAATAGTTACAATTTTGTTTCCTTTAAACAAAAAATATATGAAAAATACCATAAAGATGACCCCATAAAAAAATCATTTTTAGTGAAAAATATTTTGAATAGTATTTCAAAAATACCTAATGTTATTCAAAAGGAATTGTATCTGCAAGAGGCTTCCAAAGTCCTAGATATTCGTAAAAAAATCTTGATTTCTGAATTACAGAGAATAAACGATAAAAATATATATAAGCTTAGTCCAGTTAAGGTTAAAGAAAATCCTACGTTTTTTACAAAAAAAATCAACACTATTCTTGTTCTTGAAGAAGAATTAATTCAATTGATTTTAAATTATGGAAATCAAATCATAAAAATAAAAGAACACAACACAACAGTTTTAGAAGAACTATTGCACGTTTTTAAATGCTGGAATTTTCGTTTTTCTTTGAAAAGAAATCAAGAAATTTTTGATAAAATTTGTTTCAAAAAAAACAAAAAAGATTTATCAAATTTTCAAAGAAAATTTTATTCATTATCTAAATGGAATAAAAAAGGAATCCAAGTTTCCTCTAAAGAGGATCACATAAATCAATATATTCATGATATTTTATTGAGATATAAATCTTTATATATTTCTAAATTGATTCAAAAAGAAGTCATACATTATCATAATTCTCTTTCAAAAGAGAAAGCTAGAAAAGCTTTTTTAAAAAAAATTATGCATTTAACAAATATAAAAAATGAACTTCATAAAAAATTACATAGATATGTGTGA